A genomic segment from Sulfuritalea hydrogenivorans sk43H encodes:
- a CDS encoding NuoB/complex I 20 kDa subunit family protein, producing MSIEGILQEGFVTTSLDKIINWTRTGSMWPMTFGLACCAIEMIHAGCSRYDLDRFGIVFRPSPRQSDVMIVAGTLTNKMAPALRKVYDQMAEPRWVLSMGSCANGGGYYHYSYSVVRGVDRIVPVDVYVPGCPPTAEALLYGLIQLQSKIRRTTTIAR from the coding sequence ATGAGCATCGAAGGCATCCTGCAGGAAGGCTTCGTCACCACGTCGCTGGACAAGATCATCAACTGGACGCGCACCGGTTCGATGTGGCCGATGACCTTCGGCCTCGCCTGTTGCGCCATCGAAATGATCCACGCCGGCTGCTCGCGCTATGACCTCGACCGCTTCGGCATCGTTTTCCGCCCCAGCCCGAGGCAAAGCGACGTGATGATCGTCGCCGGAACGCTGACCAACAAGATGGCGCCGGCCCTGCGCAAGGTTTATGACCAGATGGCCGAGCCGCGCTGGGTGCTGTCCATGGGCTCCTGCGCCAACGGAGGCGGTTATTACCACTACTCGTATTCGGTGGTGCGCGGCGTTGATCGTATCGTTCCCGTCGATGTCTATGTGCCGGGATGCCCGCCCACAGCGGAAGCGCTGCTGTATGGCCTGATCCAGCTGCAGAGCAAGATTCGTCGCACCACCACCATCGCCCGCTGA
- the secG gene encoding preprotein translocase subunit SecG → MELLHTIILTVHIIAGLSVIGFVLIQHGKGADMGAAFGSGASGSLFGATGSANFLSRVTAVLAAVFFVTSLGLSYIATSRPKVSGSVMDSAPVQAVPAAPVQTPAAPDSKAKDIPK, encoded by the coding sequence ATGGAACTGTTGCATACAATCATTCTGACCGTGCACATCATTGCCGGTCTCAGCGTAATCGGCTTCGTCCTGATTCAGCATGGCAAGGGCGCGGACATGGGCGCGGCCTTCGGCAGCGGAGCCTCGGGCAGCCTGTTCGGCGCGACCGGCTCCGCCAATTTCCTGTCGCGCGTGACGGCGGTGCTTGCCGCCGTGTTCTTCGTGACCAGCCTCGGGCTTTCCTATATCGCCACGTCGCGTCCCAAGGTATCGGGCAGCGTGATGGATTCGGCTCCCGTGCAGGCGGTTCCCGCTGCTCCGGTGCAGACGCCGGCAGCGCCTGACTCGAAGGCCAAGGACATTCCGAAATAA
- the nuoE gene encoding NADH-quinone oxidoreductase subunit NuoE → MNIDYDTLSPEALAKIDREVAKYPADQKQSAVMAALVIAQDEKGWLPKETIAAVAEYLGMAPMAAYEVASFYNMYDLHPVGKYKVTVCTNLPCALSGGVHAADYVKEKLGIDFNETTPDGKFTLKEGECMGACGDAPVMLVNNKRMCSFMLPEQIDALLAECK, encoded by the coding sequence ATGAATATCGATTACGACACGTTGAGCCCCGAAGCCCTGGCAAAGATCGACCGCGAGGTTGCCAAGTATCCGGCCGATCAGAAGCAGTCCGCGGTGATGGCGGCGCTGGTGATCGCCCAGGACGAAAAAGGCTGGCTGCCCAAGGAAACCATCGCCGCGGTGGCTGAATACCTCGGCATGGCGCCGATGGCCGCCTACGAAGTGGCGAGTTTCTACAACATGTACGACCTGCACCCGGTCGGCAAGTACAAGGTCACGGTCTGCACCAATCTGCCCTGCGCCCTGTCCGGTGGCGTGCATGCCGCCGATTACGTCAAGGAAAAGCTCGGCATCGATTTCAACGAGACCACCCCTGACGGCAAGTTCACCCTGAAGGAAGGCGAGTGCATGGGCGCCTGCGGCGACGCACCCGTCATGCTGGTGAACAACAAGCGCATGTGCAGCTTCATGCTGCCCGAGCAGATCGACGCGCTGTTGGCGGAGTGCAAATGA
- the nuoF gene encoding NADH-quinone oxidoreductase subunit NuoF: protein MALIDTINPLLTTGWAKGDAGWSLKDYEARGGYAQLKRVLSSKMTQDDLIAEVKKSVLRGRGGAGFPTGLKWSFMPKAAPVKYVVCNTDEGEPGTFKDRDLMRFDPHSVIEGMIIAGYAVGAKTGYNYIHGEIFEIYQRFEEALDQARAAGYLGNNILGSDFSFDLFAHHGWGAYICGEETGLLESIEGKKGQPRYKPPFPANFGLYGKPTTINNTETFAAIPFILGMGGEAYLNLGKPNNGGTKLFSVSGHVNRPGNYEVPMGTPFAKLLEMAGGMRGGRKLKAVIPGGSSAPVLPADIMMDCTMDYDSIAKAGSMLGSGAVIVMDETVCMVKALERLSYFYYEESCGQCTPCREGSGWLYRVVHRIEHGEGRPEDLDLLNRVTDNMMGKTICALADAAAFPVRSFIKHFKSEFEYHIENKKCLVDPAVQRAGSGFFKAGAA, encoded by the coding sequence ATGGCTCTGATCGACACCATCAATCCGCTGCTGACCACTGGCTGGGCCAAGGGTGACGCCGGCTGGAGCCTCAAGGATTACGAAGCGCGCGGCGGTTATGCACAATTGAAGCGCGTGCTTTCCAGCAAGATGACCCAAGACGACCTGATTGCCGAGGTCAAGAAGTCGGTGCTGCGCGGCCGCGGTGGCGCCGGCTTCCCGACCGGCCTCAAGTGGAGCTTCATGCCCAAGGCAGCCCCGGTGAAGTACGTCGTCTGCAATACCGACGAAGGCGAGCCGGGAACCTTCAAGGATCGCGACCTGATGCGCTTCGATCCGCATTCGGTGATCGAAGGCATGATCATTGCCGGCTATGCGGTCGGCGCCAAAACTGGCTACAACTATATCCACGGCGAGATCTTCGAAATCTACCAGCGTTTCGAAGAGGCCCTCGACCAGGCCCGCGCCGCCGGCTATCTGGGCAACAACATCCTCGGCTCCGACTTCAGCTTCGACCTGTTCGCGCATCACGGCTGGGGCGCCTACATCTGCGGCGAGGAAACCGGCCTGCTCGAATCCATCGAGGGCAAGAAGGGCCAGCCGCGCTACAAGCCGCCCTTCCCGGCGAACTTCGGCCTCTACGGCAAGCCGACCACGATAAACAACACCGAAACCTTTGCCGCGATTCCCTTCATCCTCGGCATGGGCGGCGAGGCCTACCTCAACCTGGGCAAGCCCAACAACGGCGGCACCAAGCTGTTCTCGGTGTCCGGCCACGTCAATCGTCCCGGCAACTACGAAGTCCCGATGGGTACGCCCTTCGCCAAGCTGCTGGAAATGGCCGGCGGCATGCGCGGCGGCCGCAAGCTCAAGGCGGTGATTCCCGGTGGCTCCTCGGCTCCGGTATTACCCGCGGACATCATGATGGATTGCACCATGGACTACGACTCGATCGCCAAGGCCGGTTCCATGCTCGGTTCCGGCGCGGTGATCGTGATGGACGAGACTGTGTGCATGGTCAAGGCGCTGGAGCGCCTGTCCTACTTTTACTACGAAGAATCCTGCGGCCAATGCACGCCATGCCGCGAGGGCAGCGGCTGGCTGTACCGCGTCGTGCATCGCATCGAGCACGGCGAGGGCCGTCCGGAAGACCTCGACCTCCTGAATCGCGTCACCGACAACATGATGGGCAAAACCATTTGTGCGCTGGCCGATGCTGCCGCGTTTCCGGTGCGCAGTTTCATCAAGCATTTCAAGAGCGAATTCGAATATCACATCGAGAACAAGAAGTGTCTCGTCGATCCCGCCGTGCAGCGCGCGGGTAGCGGCTTCTTCAAGGCAGGGGCGGCGTAA
- the frdA gene encoding fumarate reductase (quinol) flavoprotein subunit yields METISTDVAIIGAGGAGLRAAIALAETAPNLRIALISKVYPMRSHTCAAEGGAAGVIKPDDSFDMHFDDTVGGGDWLSDQDCVEYFIHEAPKELLQLEHWGCPWNREADGSVAVRPFGGMKKKRTWFAADKSGFHILHTLFQTSLQFPTITRYDEYYALDLLVDDGRCQGLTAMEMRSGELRQFHAKAVIIAGGGAGRMFPFSTNGAIKTGDGMAMAYRAGAPLKDMEFVQYHPTGLPNTGSLLTEACRGEGGILVNKHGRRYLADYGMGPETPVGQPQLKTMELGPRDRVSQAYWHELQKGNTVTTQWGECVLLDMRHLGEKKINERLPLVRELAEAYLGVDIVKEAVPIRPVVHYMMGGISTNTAAATPLPGLFAAGECACVSLNGANRLGSNSLVELLVFGRRAALSAIEHVQGLPAPNAAALKVGADATAKRISELFSRSDGTESMSGLRKEMQETMEKNVGIYRSEAGLQEGVNKIHELRQRYRRVKLTDKSSVFNTDLFQVLELGSMLDCAEAVTVGALARKESRGAHQRLDYVERDDKKFLCHTMVHHQGMDMPRVDYLDVVITKSPPGVRDYSGDHK; encoded by the coding sequence ATGGAAACCATCTCGACCGATGTTGCAATCATAGGTGCCGGAGGTGCCGGCCTGCGTGCCGCCATCGCCCTCGCCGAAACCGCCCCCAATCTGCGCATCGCGCTGATCTCCAAGGTCTATCCGATGCGCAGCCACACCTGCGCCGCGGAAGGCGGCGCCGCCGGCGTAATCAAGCCGGACGACAGCTTCGACATGCACTTCGACGACACCGTCGGCGGCGGCGACTGGCTCTCCGACCAGGACTGCGTCGAATACTTCATCCACGAAGCGCCCAAGGAACTGCTGCAACTCGAACACTGGGGTTGCCCGTGGAATCGCGAGGCCGACGGTTCGGTAGCGGTGCGGCCCTTCGGCGGCATGAAGAAGAAACGCACCTGGTTCGCCGCCGACAAATCCGGTTTCCACATCCTGCACACCCTGTTCCAGACTTCCCTTCAGTTTCCGACCATCACGCGCTACGACGAGTACTACGCGCTCGACCTGCTGGTCGACGACGGCCGTTGCCAGGGCCTCACCGCGATGGAAATGCGCAGTGGCGAACTGCGCCAGTTCCACGCCAAGGCGGTGATCATCGCCGGCGGCGGCGCCGGCCGCATGTTCCCCTTCTCCACCAACGGCGCCATCAAAACCGGCGACGGCATGGCCATGGCCTACCGTGCCGGAGCACCCTTGAAGGACATGGAGTTCGTCCAGTACCACCCGACCGGCCTGCCCAACACCGGCAGCCTGCTGACCGAAGCCTGCCGCGGCGAAGGCGGCATCCTGGTGAACAAGCACGGCCGCCGCTACCTGGCCGACTACGGCATGGGCCCGGAAACGCCGGTCGGCCAGCCGCAACTCAAGACCATGGAACTCGGACCGCGCGACCGCGTCAGCCAGGCCTACTGGCATGAACTGCAAAAGGGTAATACGGTGACCACGCAATGGGGCGAATGCGTGCTGCTCGACATGCGCCACCTCGGCGAAAAGAAAATCAACGAACGCCTGCCGCTGGTGCGCGAACTGGCCGAGGCCTACCTCGGCGTCGACATCGTCAAGGAAGCCGTGCCGATCCGTCCCGTGGTGCATTACATGATGGGCGGCATCTCCACCAATACGGCGGCCGCCACTCCCCTGCCCGGCCTCTTCGCCGCGGGCGAATGCGCCTGCGTCAGTCTCAACGGCGCCAACCGGCTGGGTTCGAATTCGCTGGTCGAATTGCTGGTGTTCGGCCGTCGCGCCGCGCTATCCGCCATCGAACATGTGCAGGGCCTGCCGGCGCCGAATGCCGCGGCGCTGAAAGTCGGCGCTGACGCCACGGCGAAACGCATCAGCGAACTCTTCTCGCGCAGCGACGGCACCGAATCCATGTCCGGCCTGCGCAAGGAAATGCAGGAGACCATGGAAAAGAACGTCGGCATCTACCGCAGCGAGGCAGGACTGCAGGAGGGCGTGAACAAGATCCACGAGTTGCGCCAGCGCTACCGCCGCGTCAAGCTCACCGACAAGAGCAGCGTCTTCAACACCGACCTGTTCCAGGTGCTGGAACTCGGCTCGATGCTCGACTGCGCCGAAGCCGTCACCGTCGGCGCACTGGCGCGCAAGGAATCGCGCGGTGCGCACCAGCGCCTCGATTACGTCGAGCGCGACGACAAGAAATTCCTCTGCCACACCATGGTCCATCACCAGGGCATGGACATGCCGCGCGTCGATTACCTCGACGTGGTCATCACCAAATCGCCGCCGGGCGTGCGCGATTACTCGGGAGACCACAAATGA
- the tpiA gene encoding triose-phosphate isomerase — protein sequence MRTKLVAGNWKMHGSLATNLGLLHAVRDGVKGPAEVAVCVPYPYLAQARAVLDGSGVAWGAQDVSEHAQGAWTGEVSAAMLADFGCRYALVGHSERRSFFGDTDAVVAAKFAAALKAGLTPVLCVGESLAEREAGVTGEVVTRQIDAVLANSGVAAFANAVVAYEPVWAIGTGRTASPAQAQEVHALIRARFARDSADVAAGLRILYGGSVKANNAAELFGQIDIDGGLIGGASLVAADFLAICSAAST from the coding sequence ATGCGCACTAAACTTGTTGCCGGAAACTGGAAAATGCATGGCAGCCTCGCCACCAACCTGGGGCTGCTGCATGCCGTACGTGATGGCGTAAAGGGTCCGGCGGAGGTCGCCGTCTGCGTGCCTTACCCCTATCTCGCCCAGGCGCGTGCGGTGCTCGACGGCAGCGGCGTCGCGTGGGGTGCCCAGGATGTCTCCGAACATGCGCAAGGCGCATGGACGGGCGAGGTGAGCGCAGCGATGCTGGCTGATTTCGGCTGCCGCTATGCCTTGGTAGGCCATTCCGAGCGCCGCTCCTTTTTCGGCGACACCGATGCAGTGGTCGCCGCCAAGTTTGCCGCGGCGCTCAAGGCCGGGCTGACGCCGGTGCTATGCGTCGGCGAATCCCTGGCCGAACGCGAAGCCGGTGTTACCGGTGAAGTGGTGACGCGCCAGATCGATGCCGTGCTTGCCAACTCCGGCGTTGCTGCCTTTGCCAATGCCGTGGTGGCATATGAGCCGGTATGGGCGATCGGCACCGGGCGTACCGCTTCTCCGGCGCAGGCGCAGGAAGTTCACGCCCTGATCCGTGCCCGTTTTGCACGCGACAGCGCCGATGTTGCAGCCGGGCTGCGCATTCTGTACGGCGGTAGCGTCAAGGCGAACAATGCGGCCGAGCTTTTCGGCCAGATCGACATCGATGGCGGTCTCATCGGTGGCGCCTCGTTGGTGGCGGCGGACTTTCTCGCCATCTGCAGCGCTGCTTCAACATAA
- the nuoG gene encoding NADH-quinone oxidoreductase subunit NuoG, which translates to MVEIEIDGKTLQVADGSTIIEAAHQLGTYIPHFCYHKKLSIAANCRMCLVQVEKAPKPMPACATPVTNGMKVFTHSELAVKAQKAVMEFLLINHPLDCPICDQGGECQLQDLAVGYGESASKYEEEKRVVPDKDLGPLVSTDMTRCINCTRCIRFTAEIAGFMELGQSYRGERAEVMPFIGKTVDTELSGNIIDLCPVGALTSKPFRFSARTWELSRRKSVSPHDGLGSNLIVQTKHDKVMRVLPLENEDINECWLTDKERFSYQGLNSQGDNGRLTKPMVKQGGEWKEVDWSAALDYAAHALRDVAKTHGAAAIGGLVSPHATLEEMYLAQKLLRGLGSENIDFRLRQSDFSADGHRRGTPWLGMKIADISRLDRVLVVGSFLRKDHPLIAQRLRQSAKRGAQVSVLHSADDDLLIKLAARAIAAPSHLPAVLAQVVKAVCQIKGVAADAALAGVTISAEAQAIAQSLASGSNTGVLLGNFAQQHPQAATLQSLGQQLASALGGSVGFLGEAANSVGGYVAKAVPGVSGLNASAMLKDLRQAYVVVGAEAELDCADGAQALAALGKAAVTVVLTPFKSQAMLDYAAVLLPVSPFTETSGTFVNTEGRVQSFYAATKPLGDARPAWKVLRVLGNLLQVAGFEYNSSEEVRAEALGGQPVFVSGLDNGIDGIALNLTATVNGLERIADVPIHFADALVRRAPALQQAADSAAPSARMNAATLNKLGVAAGDKLKVKVGAGGTATVTLAAELDAGLPDGTVRVAAAHADTLALGAMSAVLSVEKA; encoded by the coding sequence ATGGTCGAGATCGAGATCGACGGCAAGACGCTGCAGGTCGCTGACGGCAGCACCATCATCGAGGCGGCCCACCAGTTGGGTACCTACATTCCGCACTTCTGCTATCACAAGAAGCTGTCCATCGCGGCCAACTGCCGCATGTGCCTGGTCCAGGTGGAAAAGGCGCCGAAGCCGATGCCGGCCTGCGCCACGCCCGTGACCAACGGCATGAAGGTATTCACCCATTCGGAACTGGCGGTCAAGGCACAGAAGGCCGTGATGGAGTTCCTGCTGATCAACCACCCGCTGGATTGCCCGATCTGCGATCAGGGCGGCGAGTGCCAGTTGCAGGATCTCGCGGTCGGCTACGGCGAATCCGCGTCAAAGTACGAAGAGGAAAAGCGCGTCGTGCCGGACAAGGATCTCGGTCCGCTGGTGTCGACCGACATGACCCGCTGCATCAACTGCACGCGGTGCATCCGGTTCACCGCCGAGATTGCCGGCTTCATGGAACTCGGCCAGTCCTACCGCGGCGAGCGCGCCGAAGTCATGCCCTTCATCGGCAAGACGGTGGATACCGAACTCTCCGGCAACATCATCGACCTGTGCCCGGTCGGTGCGCTGACTTCCAAGCCCTTCCGCTTCTCCGCCCGTACCTGGGAGCTGTCCCGGCGCAAGTCGGTGAGCCCGCATGACGGCCTCGGCAGCAACCTGATCGTGCAGACCAAGCACGACAAGGTGATGCGCGTGCTGCCGCTGGAAAATGAGGATATCAACGAGTGCTGGCTGACCGACAAGGAGCGCTTCTCCTATCAGGGCCTCAACTCCCAAGGTGACAATGGGCGGCTGACGAAGCCGATGGTGAAGCAGGGCGGCGAATGGAAAGAGGTCGACTGGAGCGCCGCCCTCGATTACGCCGCGCACGCGCTGCGTGATGTGGCCAAGACCCACGGCGCGGCCGCGATCGGCGGGCTGGTGAGCCCCCACGCGACGCTGGAAGAAATGTACCTCGCACAGAAGCTGCTGCGCGGCCTTGGCAGCGAGAACATCGACTTCCGTTTGCGCCAGAGCGATTTTTCCGCCGACGGGCACCGCCGCGGCACACCCTGGCTGGGCATGAAGATCGCCGACATCAGCCGCCTCGATCGCGTGCTGGTGGTGGGCTCCTTCCTGCGCAAGGATCATCCGCTGATTGCCCAGCGTCTGCGCCAGTCGGCCAAGCGCGGCGCGCAGGTCAGCGTCCTGCACAGTGCTGATGACGACCTGCTGATCAAGCTGGCGGCGCGCGCCATTGCCGCGCCGTCACACCTGCCCGCCGTGCTGGCGCAAGTGGTCAAGGCCGTGTGCCAGATCAAGGGCGTCGCGGCCGACGCGGCCCTCGCTGGCGTCACGATATCGGCCGAGGCGCAAGCCATCGCCCAGAGCCTGGCTTCCGGCAGTAATACGGGAGTGCTCCTCGGCAACTTTGCCCAGCAGCATCCGCAGGCGGCCACGCTGCAGTCTCTCGGCCAGCAACTGGCGTCTGCTCTCGGCGGCAGCGTCGGTTTCCTTGGCGAAGCGGCCAACAGCGTTGGTGGCTATGTCGCCAAGGCAGTGCCCGGCGTCTCCGGATTGAACGCCTCGGCAATGCTGAAAGACCTGCGCCAGGCCTATGTGGTGGTCGGCGCCGAAGCGGAACTCGATTGCGCCGACGGCGCACAGGCGCTGGCGGCACTGGGCAAGGCTGCCGTGACCGTGGTGCTGACGCCCTTCAAGTCGCAGGCCATGCTCGACTATGCGGCGGTACTGCTGCCGGTATCGCCGTTCACCGAAACCTCGGGCACTTTCGTCAATACCGAAGGTCGCGTGCAGAGTTTCTATGCTGCCACCAAGCCGCTGGGCGATGCCCGTCCGGCGTGGAAGGTGTTGCGTGTGCTCGGCAACCTGCTCCAGGTGGCCGGTTTCGAATACAACAGCAGCGAAGAGGTACGTGCCGAAGCGCTGGGCGGACAGCCCGTGTTCGTTTCCGGCCTGGACAACGGCATCGATGGCATTGCGCTGAACCTGACGGCAACGGTCAATGGTCTGGAACGCATTGCCGATGTGCCGATCCATTTTGCCGATGCGCTGGTGCGGCGTGCTCCGGCCCTGCAGCAGGCAGCCGATTCCGCGGCGCCGAGCGCGCGCATGAATGCCGCGACGCTGAACAAGCTGGGTGTCGCTGCGGGCGACAAGCTGAAAGTGAAAGTCGGCGCTGGCGGCACGGCGACCGTGACGCTGGCCGCCGAGCTCGATGCCGGCCTGCCTGATGGCACCGTGCGTGTCGCCGCGGCTCACGCCGACACGCTGGCGCTGGGTGCGATGTCTGCCGTTCTGAGCGTGGAGAAGGCGTGA
- a CDS encoding NADH-quinone oxidoreductase subunit D, with amino-acid sequence MADIKNYTINFGPQHPAAHGVLRLVLELDGEVIVRADPHIGLLHRGTEKLAETRTWLQTLPYMDRLDYTSMIPSEHAYCLAVERLLGVEVPIRAQYIRVMMDEVTRIKNHLLNIGTHALDIGAMTMVLYTFREREDLFDVLEAITGIRMHGAYYRPGGVYRDLPGQMPKYQENRFKNAQTVKELNEPRNGSLLDFLEDFTERFPVYLSEYHTLLTDNRIWKQRTVGIGVVSPERALQLGFSGAMLRGSGVEWDLRKKQPYEVYDRLDFDIPVGVNGDTYDRYLVRMEEMAQANRIIKQCIDWLRKNPGPVITDDHKVAPPRREKMKGSMEELIHHFKLFSEGMHVPAGEAYVAIEHPKGEMGVWAVSDGANKPYRIKLHTAGIPHLAATDEMCRGHMLADATAVIGTIDLVLGDVDR; translated from the coding sequence GTGGCTGACATCAAGAACTACACCATCAATTTCGGTCCGCAGCATCCGGCGGCGCATGGCGTCTTGCGCCTGGTGCTGGAACTGGATGGCGAAGTCATTGTCCGCGCCGATCCGCACATCGGCCTGCTGCATCGCGGTACCGAGAAGCTTGCCGAGACGCGCACCTGGCTGCAGACGCTGCCTTACATGGATCGCCTCGACTACACGTCGATGATTCCCAGCGAGCACGCCTACTGCCTCGCCGTGGAGCGTCTGCTGGGCGTCGAGGTGCCGATCCGCGCCCAGTACATTCGCGTCATGATGGACGAAGTGACGCGCATCAAGAATCACCTGCTCAACATCGGCACCCACGCGCTGGACATCGGTGCCATGACCATGGTGCTCTATACCTTCCGCGAACGCGAGGATCTGTTCGACGTGCTCGAGGCGATCACCGGCATCCGCATGCACGGCGCCTACTATCGTCCCGGTGGCGTCTATCGCGATCTGCCCGGCCAGATGCCGAAGTACCAGGAAAACCGCTTCAAGAACGCGCAGACGGTGAAGGAACTCAACGAGCCGCGCAACGGGTCGCTGCTGGACTTCCTGGAAGACTTCACCGAGCGTTTCCCGGTATATCTGAGCGAGTACCACACCCTGCTGACCGACAACCGGATATGGAAGCAGCGTACCGTCGGCATCGGCGTCGTCAGCCCGGAACGCGCCCTGCAACTCGGCTTCAGCGGTGCGATGCTGCGCGGTTCCGGCGTTGAGTGGGATCTTCGCAAGAAGCAGCCTTATGAGGTTTATGACCGCCTCGATTTTGATATTCCGGTCGGCGTCAATGGCGACACCTACGACCGCTATCTGGTGCGCATGGAAGAGATGGCGCAGGCCAACCGCATCATCAAGCAATGCATCGATTGGCTGCGCAAGAATCCGGGCCCCGTCATCACCGACGATCACAAGGTCGCGCCGCCGCGCCGCGAAAAGATGAAGGGCAGCATGGAAGAGTTGATCCATCATTTCAAGCTCTTCTCCGAGGGCATGCACGTCCCGGCCGGCGAAGCCTATGTCGCCATCGAGCATCCCAAGGGCGAGATGGGCGTCTGGGCGGTATCGGACGGCGCCAACAAGCCTTACCGCATCAAGCTGCATACCGCAGGAATTCCGCATCTGGCCGCCACCGATGAAATGTGTCGTGGCCACATGCTGGCCGATGCCACCGCCGTGATCGGTACCATCGATCTGGTGCTTGGCGACGTTGACAGATAG
- a CDS encoding NADH-quinone oxidoreductase subunit C, with protein MSAKLERLCRQLKESFGDRIGEPVLSLGELTVAIPAENYLDVMRQLRDDPAFRFEQLMDLSGIDYSEFTGYQGKRFAAVSQLLSLTHNWRLRVKVFAVDDEFPIVASVMDIWNVANWYEREAFDLFGIHFEGHVDLRRILTDYGFVGHPFRKDFPISGYVEMRYDPEQARVIYQPVTIEPREVTPRIVREETYAKGGGRG; from the coding sequence ATGAGCGCCAAACTGGAACGTCTTTGCAGGCAACTGAAGGAAAGCTTTGGTGATCGCATCGGAGAGCCGGTCCTCTCACTGGGCGAATTGACCGTCGCAATCCCCGCTGAAAACTATCTCGACGTAATGCGTCAGCTGCGTGACGATCCTGCTTTTCGTTTCGAGCAGTTGATGGACCTCAGCGGCATCGATTACTCCGAATTCACGGGCTATCAGGGCAAGCGCTTTGCGGCCGTCAGCCAGTTGCTGTCGCTCACCCACAACTGGCGTTTGCGCGTCAAGGTTTTCGCCGTGGATGACGAGTTTCCGATAGTGGCTTCGGTGATGGACATCTGGAACGTGGCCAACTGGTACGAACGCGAGGCTTTTGACCTGTTCGGCATTCATTTCGAAGGTCATGTCGATCTGCGCCGCATCCTGACCGACTACGGCTTCGTTGGCCATCCCTTCCGCAAGGATTTTCCGATTTCGGGTTATGTCGAGATGCGCTACGACCCCGAGCAGGCGCGGGTGATCTACCAGCCCGTGACCATCGAGCCGCGCGAAGTCACGCCGCGCATCGTGCGCGAAGAAACCTACGCAAAGGGCGGCGGCCGTGGCTGA
- the ndhC gene encoding NADH-quinone oxidoreductase subunit A, whose amino-acid sequence MLDNYFPILVFVLVGLAFGCAPILLGWLVAPNHPDSEKLSAFECGFAPFEDARMKFDVRYYLIAILFILFDLEIAFLFPWATIFKEIVNTDAVKMFGFVEMFVFIGILVIGYVYAWAKGALDWE is encoded by the coding sequence ATGCTGGATAATTACTTCCCGATCCTCGTCTTTGTTCTAGTGGGCCTCGCCTTCGGGTGCGCACCCATTCTTCTGGGTTGGTTGGTAGCACCCAATCATCCCGACAGCGAAAAGCTGTCTGCCTTCGAATGCGGTTTTGCTCCCTTCGAAGACGCGCGCATGAAGTTCGATGTGCGCTACTACCTGATTGCAATCCTCTTCATCCTGTTCGATCTTGAAATCGCGTTCCTTTTCCCGTGGGCGACGATCTTCAAGGAGATCGTCAATACCGACGCGGTGAAGATGTTCGGTTTCGTCGAGATGTTCGTGTTTATCGGCATCCTCGTCATTGGCTACGTGTATGCGTGGGCCAAGGGCGCGCTGGACTGGGAGTGA